Proteins encoded in a region of the Dreissena polymorpha isolate Duluth1 chromosome 6, UMN_Dpol_1.0, whole genome shotgun sequence genome:
- the LOC127834478 gene encoding uncharacterized protein LOC127834478, which translates to MAMLFRRASSTEGRLKRSSNEIKSRDMSTKKKVIRKVQELSGNGKVEVTSAWTIDMSNSQYRVSFSRDNLHVWINGTAVETTCYITDQAYDVDLFFTLEGQEGHIYSDVEGHEMINYLLINGEIKGQDYQMKVDSAE; encoded by the exons ATGGCAATGTTGTTTCGAAGAGCCTCATCAACTGAAGGGCGATTGAAGCGGAGCAGTAATGAAATCAAATCAAGAGATATGTCGACGAAGAAAAAGGTCATAAG GAAGGTACAAGAGCTTAGCGGGAATGGTAAAGTCGAGGTGACCTCTGCGTGGACCATTGATATGTCAAACTCCCAGTACAGGGTCTCCTTTT CTCGGGACAATCTTCATGTCTGGATTAACGGGACGGCGGTGGAGACAACG TGCTATATTACCGACCAGGCTTACGACGTGGACCTTTTCTTCACGCTGGAGGGCCAGGAAGGGCACATCTACAGCGACGTCGAGGGACACGAAATGATCAACTATCTGCTCATCAACGGCGAGATAAAGGGGCAGGACTACCAAATGAAAGTGGATAGCGCGGAATAA